GCAGGTAATCGAAACCGAACTCATTGTTGGTACCGTAGGTAATGTCCGCCGCGTAAGCTTCCCGGCGTGATACGGGACGCAGGTAGCTCCAGCGCTGGTCTTCTGCCTCATAGTCCGGGTCATAGATGAAGGCGGCTTCGTGCTGGATGCTGGCCGTGGTAATGCCCAGGGCATGGTAGATTGGCCCCATCCAGTGGTGGTCCCGCTTGGCCAGGTAATCATTAACCGTGACCAGGTGGCAGCCCTGACCGCTCAGGGCATTAAGGTAAAGGGGCAGGGTGGCCACCAGTGTCTTACCCTCACCGGTCTTCATCTCGGCGATCTTGCCCTGGTGCAGGACGATGCCGCCCATTAGCTGGACGTCGAAATGGCGCTGATGTATTGTCCGCCTGGCGGCTTCACGCACGGCGGCAAAGGCTTCCGGCAGCAGTTCATCAAGGGTAGCGCCGGATTCAAGCCGGGCTTGAAATTCCCCGGTCCTGGCCTTGAGTTCGGCGTCACTGAGTCCGGTAAACTCCGTCTCCAGCGAATTTATACTGTCGACTATCGGCTGTAGCCGCTTCAAAACTTTCTCATTAGAATCGACGAGTCCACCCAACCACTTAAACACTACTTCTCCTCCACAATCAATCTTTTAGCTTCATCGGCCAGGGAATCTTCGACCATAACATCAACCCGCCCCAGCCCGTCAACGGCAAAGACGTGAACCGAGGGTGCCGCATTTGACTTCAGGAAGCAGGTGATTCCATTGCTTTCCAGCAATCCCTTGATAATCTGGGCTTCGCCTTCACTTCGTGCCTGATATACGCTTTTCATCTTGCCAGGTCTGTCCACAGCTTACTCGAACAAAGCTCCTATTGATTGCCCGCTGTGGATGCGATAGATGGCTTCTCCGAGCAGCGGGGCCATGGACAGTACCGTAATATTGGCCAGCCTCTTGTTTTCCGGGAGGGGGACAGTATCGGTAACTATTACCTCTTTTACCGGGCATGAAGCTATCCTCTGGACGGCCGGGCCGGAGAATATCGGGTGGGTACAGCAGGCGTATACCTCCTTCGCCCCGCGCTTCAGCAGGGTTTGAACGGTATTTACCAGGGAGCCGGCGGTATCTATTTCATCATCCACGGTAAGGGCTATTTTATCCTTCACATCCCCGATGACATTAAGCGTTTCCGTATGGTCGTTATTACCTATCCGTCTCTTTTCCATAATTGCCAGCGGGGCGTTGAGCTTGGCGGCCAGGTCCCGCGCCCGTTTGGTAATACCGATATCAGTAGCTACCACCACCAGGTCTCTAATATTCTTCTTCTTGAAATAATCACTGAACAGGTACAGGGCAGTAAGTTCGTCAACGGGTATATTAAAGAACCCCTGAATCTGCGCCGCGTGCAGGTCTACCGTCAGCAGGCGGTTAGCCCCGGCTACGGTGAGCATGTCCGCAATCAACCTGGCGGTTATCGGAACACGGGGCTGGTCTTTCTTGTCAGTACGGGCGTAGCCATAATAGGGGACCACGGCGGTAATGCGTCCGGCGGAGGCTCTCTTCAGCGCATCAAGCATGATTAACAGTTCAACCAGGTTCTTATTTACCGGAGAGCACATGGGCTGAATGACGAAGGTATCCCGTTCTCGGACATTTTCCAGAATACGGACAAAGATGTTCTCATTACTGAACTCAAAGACCTCGCACTTGCCCAGTGGCAGTCCCAGATATTCGGTAACCGCCTCGGCCAGGGCGGGGTGGGCATTGCCGGTGAATACTTTCAACTCGTCCATTAATCTCAGTTCCCTTTCTCTTTATGTTTGTCATTTGGTGCAGACGGCTTCTCCGGTTCACCGTCAATCAGAAATCAATACCGGGTACCGGGAAGCGTGAACACAGTTCCGTGACTTCCTGCCGTATCTGTTTTTCAATATCCGGGTTCCCGGCGTTATTAATCATTTTGATAATCGCGGAGGCAATGAATCTCATTTCCTCTCTGCCGAAGCCGCGGCTGGTCACCGCCGGCGTACCCAGTCTGATGCCACTGGTGGCGATTGCGGGACGCGGGTCGAAGGGGATAGTATTCCGGTTGATCACAATGCCGGCTCTACCCAGAGTTTCCTCTGCTTCTCTACCGCTGATGCCCGTCTGCGTGAGGTCGGCCAGGACCATGTGGGTATCCGTCCCGTCTGACACCAGGCGCAGCCCGAGGCGTTTCAACTCGCTGGCCAGTACCAGCGCGTTATCCAGCGTGGCGCCCTGATAATCAAAAAATCCGGGTTGCATTGCCTCCCGGAAAGCCACCGCTTTAGCGGCAACGGCGTGCATCAAGGGCCCCCCTTGCATCTCCGGAAAGACCGCCGCATCTATCGCCGGGGCTAACTCACGCTTGCACAGGATGAACCCGCCCCGCGGACCGCGCAGCGTCTTGTGAGTGGTTGAAGTAACTATATCGGCGTAGGGTACCGGAGTAGGGTGCAGTCCCACCGCTACCATCCCGGCGATGTGGGCCATGTCAACTACCAGCTTAGCCCCGACAAGGTCAGCGACATGACGGAAGCGCTCAAAATCAATAATCCGGGGATAAGCGCTGGCTCCCACCATAATCACCCTGGGTTTGTGCTCCAGAGCCAGTTTTTCCATCTCCGGGTAGTTGATTCTTTCCGTTTCCCGGCTGACTCCGTAGATAATGAAATTGTATGATTTACCGGAGAAGCTCACTTTATCACCGTGGGTGAGGTGGCCGCCGTGGGCCAGTCTCATACCCATAACCGTGTCACCGTACTCCAGCAGAGCATAGTAAGCAGCCATATTAGCCTGTGCCCCGCTGTGCGGCTGGACATTAGCATGCTCGGCGTGGAAGAGCTCTTTTGTCCGCTCAATGGCCAGGGTTTCTATCCTGTCCATATTCTCGCAGCCGCCGTAGTAGCGTCGCTGAGGATAGCCCTCGGCGTATTTGTTGGTCAGAAACGATCCTTGAGCTTCAAGCACCGCCTGGCTGGCGTAATTCTCCGAAGCGATAAGGTTAATCGTCTCCCTTTGCCGTTTTGCCTCCATACTGAGAGCCTGACTGATTTCCGGGTCTCTTTGACTTAAGTAGCTCATTTCCCCTCCTTTTTGAAGTCTACAACTGTGCCCCGATACTGTCAATAATTTTTAATGGTTATTTTATTAAAGGAAAGATTCTATAAAGTGGATTGCCCTGCCCCAAATAATTTAACAATAATGATGATCATCAGGGCTAAGGTAGCGCTGCAAAGGTAAATTTTACCTTTCTAAATTGACTTGACATATCACCTTTGTTATCATACAGGCAAAGGGAGTTGGATTTACGGCTCTCTTATTTTAAGATAACCGGGATTAAATGTCAGCACTGAGTGAACTTAATAAAGAAATCGCGCTTTGCCAGCGATGTGAGATAGCCAAGTACCGGACCCGGGCGGTGCCCGGGGAAGGGGCGGAGGATGCGGAGATAATGTTTATCGGTGAGGCGCCGGGCTGGCATGAAGACCAGCAGGGGCGTCCTTTCGTCGGCCCGGCAGGGCAGTACCTTGATGAATTGCTGGCCCTGGCTAATTTGAAGCGTGAGCAGGTCTATATTACCAATGTGATTAAGACCCGTCCCCCGGGAAACCGTGACCCGTTGCCGGTGGAGATCAGTAACTGCCGGCAGTGGCTGGAACGCCAGATTGAGTTAATCCGTCCCAAAATGATTGTGACTCTGGGCCGTTTCTCGATGGCGATGTTTTTTCCCGGTAAGACCATCAGTAAAATTCATGGCACCGCTCAGAAGCGGGATGGTGTGGTCTACTATGCGATGTATCATCCGGCGGCGGCCCTGCATCAGGGCGGTTTGCGTGCGGTGATTGAGACTGATATGCGTAAGATTCCGGCGCTCCTGGACGAAACGAAAAACATGACCGAGGTCAGGATTGAGCTGCCGCCAGAGCAGCTAAAGATGTTTGATGCCTGAGACTGTTTATAATAGCAGCCTGACTGCATTTGGAATTCGAGTTGATAGTTACACTATTGGGGAGGTTTTAGTTTAGAAGATGCCCAGGTCAAAACTGAAGATAATTCCTCTCGGCGGTTTGAGCGAAATCGGCAAGAACATGATGGCGATGGAGTATGAAGATGACATCATCGTTATCGATGCCGGGCTGATGTTCCCCGAGGAAGAAATGCTGGGTATTGACCTGGTAATCCCTGATATCAGCTACCTGCTGGAGAACCGGGACAAGATAAGAGGTATTGTAATTACCCACGGGCATGAAGACCATATCGGCGCCCTCCCGTATCTGCTCCCCCAGCTTAATGTGCCGGTCTATGCCACCAAGCTGGCCAGGGGACTCATCTCAGTCAGGCTTAAGGAGAGAAAGGCGCTTGCCGGGGCGACTCTAACGCTGGTGCCGTTTAACACTAAAGTTACGCTGGGTAAATTCGCGGTAGAGTTCTTCCCGGTTTGTCACAGCATCCCTGATTCAGCCGGTCTGATCATACAGACCCCGGTTGGCACAGTAGTCCATAGCGGCGATTTTAAGCTTGACTACACCCCGGTTGGTGGTAAACCGACGGCTCTATCCCGGCTGGCGCAACTGGGTGCGCAGGGGGTCCTGCTGCTGCTCTCTGATTCCACCTATGCCGAGATGCCCGGTTATACGCCATCGGAAAAAATTGTCGGTGAAACCCTGGACCGGGTTATCGCTGAGGCGCCGGGGAGAGTGATTATCGCCACCTTTTCCTCCCTGATTTCACGTATTCAGCAGGTGATTGATGCGGCGGCTAAACACCAGCGTCGTGTCTTCATCGTCGGGCGGAGCATGAGCGATACGTCTAACATGGCGCTGGAGCTTGGGTTTCTGCAGGCGCCTGACGGCGTGCTGGGCCGGCTGGACGAAATGCGCGGCTTACCTCAAAACAAGATTGTCCTGCTTACTACGGGCAGCCAGGGAGAGCCTACGTCAGCGCTGGTACGTATGGCGAACCGTGACCACCGCCAGGTACATATTATGCGGGGTGATACGGTGGTAATTTCAGCAACGCCTATCCCGGGCAATGAAGCGGTGGTCAACAGGACCGTGGATAGCCTCTTCAAGCAGGGGGCGGAGGTACTATATCACAAGGTAGCCCAGGTTCATGTCCACGGTCATGCCAGCCAGGAGGAACTGAAACTGCTGATGGACCTGGTTAAACCGAAATTTTTCATGCCCATTCATGGTGAGTACCGTCACCTGAGTCTTCATGCGAAGCTGGCCCAGTCAATGGGTATTCCAGAAGGTAATATCTTCGTTCTGGAAGATGGTGATATACTGGAGCTTAACCAGCAGTCGGGCAAGATAAACGGCAAAGTCAGCTCAGGTAATGTCTATGTCGATGGTCTTAGTGTGGGGGATATCGGCAGCGTCGTTCTGCGGGACAGGAGGATGCTTTCCAAGGATGGCATTGTCCTGGTGATTATCGCGGTTAACCGGCAGACCGGTAAGCTGATGGGACGTCCTGATGTTGTGTCGAGGGGTTTTGTTGAGAACAGGGAATCCATAGTGCTGGATGAAAGCCGTGACCTGGTCGCCCGTGTGCTGGACCATGGTGGCGACCGTCCTTCCGACTGGGGCTTTATCAATACTAAGGTCAGGGATACACTGAACAAGTTTTATTATGAGCAGACCAGGCGCCGTCCGATGGTGCTCCCCTTTATCGTACAGATATGATTTCGGGTTGTCTGGTTTACCGGGGGTCGTATGTCCAGGAACAAGATTAATAGCCGGATTAAGTCCAGAGGCAAGGCACGGCGCAGTCCATGGCGAGGATTATTCCGCATTGTGCTGGCGCCGGTGCGCTACTGGCCACTTACCATCCTTATTGCCGTTGCAGCATTGCTATACTGGCAGTGGGGAAACATTGTTTTCTGGGGTGGCGGTCTTGTGGCCAACGTCCTCGCTTTTGTGGCAAATACCCTGAGAATGTTTGGCTGGGGGCTGCTCCTGATAGCGGCTGTCATGCTGACACTAATCGGGGTGGTGCGTTGGGGTAAAGCGTCCTCATTTGTCCGCTATGGCAATCGCTGGCTGGGCGTAGTGGTACTGGCTCTGGCTGCCTGGGGTATACTGGCTTTTTTTAATCTGGGGGGCAGCTTCGGCATGGATATTCTCGGTATCAGGGCCCCCGGTTTTCTCAGTATCCTGGTAGCAGTCCTGCGCGTGCTGGGGTTAGTTGTCCTGGGTGTTATTCTGATAGCTCCCCGGGCTTCTCTGCGTCTGTTAAAAAGGTTTATTTCCCGGGTGGGTAATCAACTGAAAAGGCATCCTGTTCCCAGGCTGGCCCGTACATCGAAAGGAGTAGTATCTCCGGTGACCGCAGTGCCCCCGGTTGCCACCTCCAAAGCTGTGCCGGTAGCGTCAAACCTGGAGAGAGAACCGGAAAAGAAAGCGGTATCCTCGGCGGCTGCGGTGGCGGCTTCATTCCAGCGGGAGTTGAAGCAGGTGGCCCAGGAAGTGTGGAAGAAGTACGGCGAATCGCCGGACAGGGTGGATGTAGATGGCTGGCAGCTACCGCCGATTGATATCCTGGATACGTCACCGGAAGTCCAGTTCAGTCAGGCGGATAACGTACAGCGCGCCCGGCTTATCGAAGAAGCCCTGGGCAGCTACGGCGTTGAGGCCAGGGTGGTGCAGATAAACGCCGGGCCCACCGTTACCCAGTTTGGCGTTGAGCCGGGCTGGGACCGCAAGGTAAAAGAGGTCAGGGAAAAGGACAAAGATGGCAATGTCAGAATCAGGCAGGAGGAAATTTCCAAGACCAGGGTCAAGGTGGAAAGAATAAACTCGCTGGCTAATGACCTGGCCCTGGCGCTGGCCGCGCCCAGCATCCGGATTGAAGCCCCGGTACCCGGCAAAGCGGTGGTGGGAATTGAAGTGCCCAATACCGTTTCCAGTATGGTCAGCCTGCGCGGGGTGATCGAGACCAGCGTGTTCCAGAAAATGGAAGCCAAGTCCAAGCTGAGCCTGGCGCTGGGTAAGGGGGCCGGGGGTGAGGCGGTGGCGGCTGACCTGACGAAGATGCCGCACCTGCTCATCGCCGGGGCTACCGGCAGCGGCAAGACGGTCTGTCTGAATGCCATTGTCAGCTGCCTGCTTCTCTATAACACGCCTAATGATGTCCGCTTTATTATGATTGACCCCAAGCGGGTAGAGCTGGTGATGTTCAACGGTATCCCCCACCTGATTAACCCGGTCATCGTTGATGCCGATAAAGCCCTGGACGCCCTGCGCTGGCTCAGCCAGGAGATGAATGATCGCTACCAGACGCTGGCCAAGGCCGCTGTCCGCAATATTGAGACCTATAATAAGAACCGGCAGGGCGACCAGAAAATGCCCTACCTGGTGCTGATTATCGATGAGCTGGCTGACCTGATGATGCTGGGAGGTGATGAGGTGGAGCATATCCTGTGCCGTTTAGCCCAGCTTTCCCGGGCGGTGGGTATTCACCTGGTGGTGGCGACGCAGCGTCCCTCCGTGGACGTGGTTACCGGACTGATTAAAGCCAATTTCCCCACCCGTATCAGCTTTGCCGTTACCTCCCAGGTAGACTCGCGTACTATCCTTGACAGCGGCGGCGCCGAGAAATTGCTGGGCAAGGGGGACATGCTCTATCTACCCACCGAGGCCGGGAAACCCAAGCGCCTCCAGGGGTGCTACGTTTCTGATGCCGAGGCGGAGCGGCTGGTCTACCTCTGGGGAAACCAGCGGCGGGAAGGGGCGGCTGCGCTGAAAGTGACCGATCTGGTACCGCTCCAGGCTGCCAGCCGCAAAGACGAGGATGAAGACCCGATACTGAAAGCCGCCCGCCAGCTTGCCCGGGAACACAGCCGGATATCAGCGTCCTTCTTGCAGCGGCGTTTACGCATCGGCTATCCCCGCGCCGCCCGCATCATCGACCAGCTTGAGGAGGAGAAGGCGATGGAGGAGGGGGGAGGGGAGGAGCTATAACCAAGAGTCAGGGGTTCGAGTCCAGCGCCGCCCAATTCTATTTCCGAGCACTTTTTGAGCTACCAAAGCTAGCGCTTTCAACTACAACAGTACTATCGTTATTGAACTTCAGTCTTATCCAAATCGTTAGGAAACTAAAAGGTGATTTTGTTTCTCAGACTCCTTTCAGCCGGAGTTGACTATATGTACATTAATATGTACACTTATAGTAAAGGAGGACGGTGGCCTACCGGATTGAAATTACCCCGACTGCCCTAGAAGCGCTGGAGGCCATCACAGACCGGCGAACTCGCGGTGCTGTCGTCCGGCGTATAGACACTCTTACGGAAGAACCTGGAAAACTGGGAAAACCACTTCGAGGCTGGCTGGCAGGGTTCATGAGCATACGGGCTGCTGGGCAAAGGTACCGAGTTGTGTACAGAATTGACGATGAGGAGAAACGGGCGATAGTGTACATGGTCGATATACGCAAAGAAGGTAGCCGTCGGGATGTTTATGCCTTAGCCGAGCGACTCGTACAGCGGGGGTTGATATAGGAGGAAGGACATGACTATGACGAGGGAAACCAAAGAACTTACTACAGTTGATGCACGGCGGAAGCTGACGAAGCTGCCGGAGGAGTTGGGCGCAGAACCAGCTACCGTAGCGGTCACCCGAAGGGGAAAGCCGGTACTCGCAATTATGGCGTGGGAAGACTACGAAGCCATCCTGGAGAGTCTTGAGATACTCAGCGACGATGAGGCTGTGAAGCAACTCCGCCGTAGCATCAAAGAGGTTAAAGGGGGGAAGACAATCCCGTGGGAGAAGGCCAAGGCTCGACTGGGCGGGTAGTGCTGACGGATTTGGACTGAGGAAGGGGGCTATAATAAGAGTCAGGGGTTCGAGTCCAGCGCCGTACAGTCTACAAACTTTGTTAAGTCTTCACTTCCCCCGCAGCCTCTTCAGCACCGCGTCCATGTAGATTTTCGCCAGGTTCTTGCCGTGCTGGCGTATCTTCTCCCGCTTTTTCTGCTTCTTCTTTTCCCGGCGTTCCTGCCGGGTCTCCGTCCCGTTATCGGCCACCCTTTATCTCCGCGAAATCAAACTCTTTGCGCAGGTCGAAGATGCGGTCGCGCAGCAGCGCCGCCCTCTCGAAGTCGAGAGCTTTGGCAGCGGCCTTCATCTGCGATTCCAGTTCCTTAATCAGGCGGGCGATGTCCTCCCTGGCGATGGGCGCCGCCGTATAAGTTGCCTTGGTCTCGGCGACCACCTTGACACGCTCGGTGATGTCCTTGATGGCTTTCCTGATGCCCTGCGGGGTGATGCCGTGTTCCTGGTTATAAGCTTCCTGGATGCGGCGGCGGCGCTGGGTCTCGTCAATCGCCGCCTTCATTGAGCCGGTCATGGTATCGGCGTACATGATGACGTGCCCGTCAATGTGGCGGGAAGCTCGCCCCATGGTCTGTATCAGCGAGCCTACCGATCTCAAGAACCCCTCTTTGTCGGCGTCAAGGATGGCGACAAAGCTGACCTCGGGCAGGTCCAACCCCTCCCGCAACAGGTTGATGCCGACGACCACGTCATAGACGCCAAGGCGCAGGCTGCGCAGGATGTCCACCCTCTCCAGAGTATCAATCTCCGAGTGGAGGTAGTGGGTCTTGATGCCCAGCTCGATAAGGTAGTCGGCAAGCTCCTCCGCCATCCGCTTCGTCAGGGTGGTCACCAGGCAGCGCTCGCCCTTCGCCACCCGCTTCTGAATCTGGTCGATAAGGTCGTCGATCTGCCCCTTGGTGGGCTTGATTTCTACCGTAGGTTCGAGCAGGCCGGTGGGTCGTACCAGTTGCTCCACCACCTGCTGGCTGTGCTTGTATTCGTACGGCCCCGGCGTCGCCGAGGTATAGATGACCTGTTTGATGCGCTGCTCAAACTCGGCGAAGCTCAGCGGGCGGTTGTCCAGCGCCGAGGGCAGACGGAACCCGTAGTCCACCAGCGTCTGCTTGCGGGAGCGGTCGCCGTGGTACATACCGTTAAGCTGTGGGATGGTCATGTGCGATTCGTCCAGAATCAGCAGGAAATCGTCGGGGAAGTAATCGAGCAGTGTCCAGGGCGCACTGCCGGAGGCGCGCCCGGCTAAATGGCGGGAGTAGTTCTCCACTCCGGAACAGTAGCCGGCTTCCCGCAGCATTTCCAGGTCGTAGTTGGTGCGCTGCTCCAGGCGGGCGGCTTCGAGCACCTTTCCCTGCTCCTGCAATTCCTTGAGCCTATGGGCAAGCTCTTCCTGGATGCTGGTAATCGCTCTCTCCAGCTTCTCCGGCGAGGTGACGAAGTGCTTGGCGGGAAAGATGTCAACCGCGTTCATCTCGGAGAGTATCTCGCCGGTGAGCGGGTCGATCTGCACGATGCGCTCAATTTCGTCACCGAAGAACTCGATGCGCAGGGCCAGTTCCTCGTAGGCGGGCTGTATCTCCAGGGTATCGCCGCGGACGCGGAACTTGCCGCGGGTGAAGTCCATGTCATTACGCTCGTACTGCATATCCACCAGCCTGTGCAACAACCGGTAGCGGTTATAGCTTTCCCCCTTTTTCAGGTTGCAGACGAAGCTGTGATATTCCTCCGGTTCGCCCAGGCCGTAAATGCAGGAAACAGAGGCGACGATGACCACGTCGCGGTGCTCAAAAAGGGCGCGGGTGGCGGCGTGGCGCAGCTTGTCAATCTCGTCGTTGATGTCAACCTCCTTCTCGATGTAGAGGTCGGTGCGCGGCACGTAGGCTTCGGGCTGGTAGTAATCGTAATAGCTGACGAAATATTCCACGGCGTTGTTGGGGAAGAAGTCCTTGAACTCGGAGTAAAGCTGGGCCGCCAGCGTCTTGTTGTGGCTGATGACCAGGGTGGGACGCTGCACCCGGGCGATGGTGTTAGCCATGGCGAAGGTCTTGCCGCTGCCGGTCACGCCGAGCAGCGTCTGGTGCTTCAACCCCCCCCCCAGCCCCGCCACCAGCTTATCCACCGCCTGCGGCTGGTCGCCCATCATCCCGAAATCAGAGACTACTTCAAACGGTGGCATACTTTCTTAAGATTCCTCCCGGGACTTTTTCAGTTCCCCAATGACCTCATCGAGGTCAGGTAGCTGGCTAATCTCGTAGACTTTAACGAAGGCGACTTTGCCCTGCTCGTCGACGATGACGTTAGCCCGCTGGGAGAACCCCTCTTTCTCACGGAACAGGCCGTAGAGTTTCGCCACCTGTCCGTGAGGCCAGAAGTCGGCGAGGACGCGTGTCTCCTTGATGCCGAGGTCTTTAGCCCAGGCCTGCTTGGTGGGTACGGAATCGACGCTGATGCCGACAGCGACGGTGTTCAGCGAGTCGAAGTCCGACTTTCTGGCTTCGAGGTTCTGCATTTGTTTGGCGCATACCCCCGTCCAGGCCAGGGGATGAAAGGAGAGGAGCACCCGCTTGCCCCGTTGCCCCGCCAGGTTGAAGTCCTGACCGCGCTGGTCTTTGAGGGTGAAGTCCGGCGCCGTCTCTCCCGGCGATACTGGAGTTGTTCTTTCCGCCATGCTGTAGCCTCCTGGTGTTCTTTGTGTATTCTCTCTACAAACAGTATATCGCTTTTACTCTTCTGGCTTCAATTTTGCGCCAATTTCTGACGGTTCCTCTGGACAGTCCGGCGCGATGTTTACTGGTGTAATAGGATATAATAGGGTTAGTTTTGATTGTCCTGTGACCCTTCACTGCGTTCAGAGTGATATAATACGACGCGCTGTTAGCAAAACGAAAAGGGAGTTGGTAACTATGGCTTCCGAATCTCTGCTCAAGGTCTTGAGTGAGGCCGGTATCGCTTCCCGCCGGAAGCTGACCGAAGCCATCAAGCAGGGCAGGGTCACGGTCAACGGTCAGGTGGTGGACGGCTTCCGTTTTCCTGTTGACAGTGCCAGAGACCGTGTTGCTCTGGACGGGCGGGCTATCGGTTTTCAGACTCAGTCATCAGTCTACCTGCTGCTGAACAAGCCGGCGGGGGTGCTTTCCACCACCCATGATGAAAGAGGACGGAAGACGGTGTTGAGTCTGTTGCCCCCGAAGTACCGCCACCTCCGGCTGTACCCGGTGGGCAGGCTCGACCTCGACAGCACCGGACTGTTACTGCTGACCAATGACGGCGACCTTACCTACCACCTGACCCACCCCCGCTTTGAGCATGAGAAAGAGTACCTGGTGGCGATTGACGGCGGGCTGTCACCGGAGGAGAAACGGAAGCTGGAACAGGGTATTGAATTGGACGGAAAGCGGACGGCCCCCGCCACCGTCAGGGAGGTCAAAAACTTGCCGCCCTTTAACTACAGCATCACCCTGCATGAGGGCAGGAAAAGGCAGCTGCGGCGGATGCTGGCTGCCCTTGGCTACCGTGTCCAGCACCTGAAGCGGGTCAGGATGGGGAGCCTGGGGCTGGGGTCTCTCAGAGAGGGCGCGGTGCGGGAGCTTGATAAGCGGGAGGTCAGGGCGCTAACTGGTGGGAAACACTGAGTTTGTCTGTTCAGGATATTTAGTATCTACCTCACCCCCTGTGTGAGGTTGTCCGAAAAAGGCTTTTGTCATTGCGAGCGAAGCGTGGCAATCTGGGAGGTGATGGGGAACCCTTCCCGATACGGATTGCTTCGCCTTCCGACTTCGTCGGAATGGTCTCGCAATGACATTTTCTGACTGCCCAGGAATATGTAAGAGAGGCGGAGCCTCTCTTGGACTCTCCTTTGGGG
This sequence is a window from Dehalococcoidales bacterium. Protein-coding genes within it:
- the uvrB gene encoding excinuclease ABC subunit UvrB, which codes for MPPFEVVSDFGMMGDQPQAVDKLVAGLGGGLKHQTLLGVTGSGKTFAMANTIARVQRPTLVISHNKTLAAQLYSEFKDFFPNNAVEYFVSYYDYYQPEAYVPRTDLYIEKEVDINDEIDKLRHAATRALFEHRDVVIVASVSCIYGLGEPEEYHSFVCNLKKGESYNRYRLLHRLVDMQYERNDMDFTRGKFRVRGDTLEIQPAYEELALRIEFFGDEIERIVQIDPLTGEILSEMNAVDIFPAKHFVTSPEKLERAITSIQEELAHRLKELQEQGKVLEAARLEQRTNYDLEMLREAGYCSGVENYSRHLAGRASGSAPWTLLDYFPDDFLLILDESHMTIPQLNGMYHGDRSRKQTLVDYGFRLPSALDNRPLSFAEFEQRIKQVIYTSATPGPYEYKHSQQVVEQLVRPTGLLEPTVEIKPTKGQIDDLIDQIQKRVAKGERCLVTTLTKRMAEELADYLIELGIKTHYLHSEIDTLERVDILRSLRLGVYDVVVGINLLREGLDLPEVSFVAILDADKEGFLRSVGSLIQTMGRASRHIDGHVIMYADTMTGSMKAAIDETQRRRRIQEAYNQEHGITPQGIRKAIKDITERVKVVAETKATYTAAPIAREDIARLIKELESQMKAAAKALDFERAALLRDRIFDLRKEFDFAEIKGGR
- a CDS encoding redoxin domain-containing protein; amino-acid sequence: MAERTTPVSPGETAPDFTLKDQRGQDFNLAGQRGKRVLLSFHPLAWTGVCAKQMQNLEARKSDFDSLNTVAVGISVDSVPTKQAWAKDLGIKETRVLADFWPHGQVAKLYGLFREKEGFSQRANVIVDEQGKVAFVKVYEISQLPDLDEVIGELKKSREES
- a CDS encoding pseudouridine synthase, encoding MASESLLKVLSEAGIASRRKLTEAIKQGRVTVNGQVVDGFRFPVDSARDRVALDGRAIGFQTQSSVYLLLNKPAGVLSTTHDERGRKTVLSLLPPKYRHLRLYPVGRLDLDSTGLLLLTNDGDLTYHLTHPRFEHEKEYLVAIDGGLSPEEKRKLEQGIELDGKRTAPATVREVKNLPPFNYSITLHEGRKRQLRRMLAALGYRVQHLKRVRMGSLGLGSLREGAVRELDKREVRALTGGKH